The DNA sequence aggggttttttaactttagggctgaattctcctttaaaggtgaaccaccccttcaaaggTGCTTTCTTTTCAATTAGCCAGTTGCGCATTGGATAACAGGAAATGCATTTCACATAAAATACAGGTCAATTGGAAAATTGAATTGCCgactctacaacatactaaaagttaacttaaaggtaaactgccTCCTTTATGAACCAAATTTCCAGTtgttaaaccagaaatttggctcttctagtacAGAGTGCAAtgatgcagccccccccccctagaCCCTCAGACAGCTGTGGGAATAAAACTGCCCCTGATGGGCACTACtggatataaataaagaatagaaataatTGCATGCTGCATAACCCCCCTCTTTAAAAAGAGACAATACTGAGGCAAATAGTGACTGCCATTGGCAAGATCACTCTTTATTAGTGATTGCAGACAGATCAGCAGTTTATACAGTGACACGGGACACAAATCCCTAGACCCTAGTGCTCTAAATACTCTAAATACAGGCCAAAACAAATAGCTGCCTCTGCTTACCAGTAACGGCACACAGGTCATTTATCACCCAACTGCTTTAAcagtaagaaaatgtattttttactacatttctgcctttaaaggaacagttcagtataaaaacaaaaacttggtaaatagataggctgtacaaaataaaaaatgtttctaatatagttatttaccaaaaatgtaatgtataaaggctggagtgactggatgtctaacataatagccagaacactacttcctgcttttcagctttcttgctTTCCtctgattagttaccaggcagtaaccaatcatagactcgaaggggggcacatgggtcataactatttgcttttgaatctgagctgaatgctgaggatcaattacaaactcactgaacagttatgtcccatgttgccccccttcaagtcactgactaactcagagttatagagctgaaaagcaggaagtagtgttctggctattatgttacacatccagcctttatacattacatttttgcctaactaactatattaaaaacaatgaaatcaaACTGTGGTGTAAATagtcaaaccccccccccccacacacacacacatccacacaaaaacacacatccaCAAACTTACCGGTTTTTCAGTAGCCGTAACTCTCTTTTCCGGGTAACTTCTTCTGCCATAACCTGAGGATTGTGCAGGTTGTTCGTACTTGCAGCTACAACAACTCCTTGAGGTAAAGAAGAAGCCGGGGAGCGGATCTGATACACAGTCATGTCTCCTGTGGCTGCTGAAATAATGATTATTGTTAGAATCTAGCGGTTTGGGATAGTTTTCCTTAATACTGTAaatactataatacacaaaacatTCCATGTGCCACAGGTCTAATGAAATCTTCTCTATTAGTTCATTATCAGTTTGctatatatgattttatagtgttAAAcaaagcagattatttatatatatatatatatatatatatatatatatatatatatatatatatatatatatatacatacatatacacacacacacacacacacacacacacacacacacatgggatccattatctggaaacccgttatccagaaaactccgaattacggaaagtctcccatagactccacttttaTCTTAAAAAtcccaagtttttaaaaaattatttcctttttctctgtaataataaaacagtagcttgtacttgattccaactaagatataattaatccttattggaagcaaaaccagcctattgggtttatttaatgtttacatgattttctagtagacttaaggtatgaagatacagaaggcccaggttccaagcattctggataacaggtccaatacctatatgtgtgtgtgtgtatatatatatacatatacacacacactgtgtatatatatatatatatatatatatatatatatatatatatatatatatatatatatatatatatatatatatatatatatatatatatatatatatatatatatatattccaggatttggttctggatttggccaggattcagccaaatccttgtgcctggctgaaccaaatctgaaaatgtaagtgtgtgtgtctggtcatttccctatggaaccagactgtaaattatatccttataaacggagcGTTCTTAATAGGGGCCTCAGGCCACCAAATTTGACGCTGGGTGTCCGAATTTGACACCGTGTGTCCGAAAtggaatttgac is a window from the Xenopus laevis strain J_2021 chromosome 6L, Xenopus_laevis_v10.1, whole genome shotgun sequence genome containing:
- the crem.L gene encoding cAMP-responsive element modulator isoform X5, whose protein sequence is MTVYQIRSPASSLPQGVVVAASTNNLHNPQVMAEEVTRKRELRLLKNREAARECRKKKKEYVKCLENRVAVLENQNKTLIEELKALKDLYCHKTD
- the crem.L gene encoding cAMP-responsive element modulator isoform X4, with amino-acid sequence MWATGDMTVYQIRSPASSLPQGVVVAASTNNLHNPQVMAEEVTRKRELRLLKNREAARECRKKKKEYVKCLENRVAVLENQNKTLIEELKALKDLYCHKTD
- the crem.L gene encoding cAMP-responsive element modulator isoform X3, producing MWAATGDMTVYQIRSPASSLPQGVVVAASTNNLHNPQVMAEEVTRKRELRLLKNREAARECRKKKKEYVKCLENRVAVLENQNKTLIEELKALKDLYCHKTD